One stretch of Spiroplasma mirum ATCC 29335 DNA includes these proteins:
- a CDS encoding Fur family transcriptional regulator: MALSYDKIVQILKDKNYRLTDIRLSIIKILTDKKHLTLSVIVEYLEKEYQNVNLMSVYNTIDMLLKEHILFSNTFDGKQIWYDLAENPSFHAICDSCKKVLHIKDEAVLKSIDIVSLGKALEKIYWKPIHFKIEGHGLCEECQRLNRTEHTHFDDDLD; this comes from the coding sequence ATGGCTTTATCGTACGATAAGATTGTTCAAATTTTAAAAGATAAAAACTATCGGTTAACGGATATTCGCTTATCAATTATTAAAATTTTAACTGATAAAAAACACTTAACTTTGTCCGTAATTGTTGAATATTTAGAAAAAGAATACCAAAATGTCAATTTAATGTCAGTATACAATACTATTGATATGCTCTTAAAAGAACATATACTTTTTAGCAATACTTTTGATGGTAAACAAATTTGATATGACCTCGCTGAGAATCCTTCGTTTCATGCCATTTGTGACTCATGTAAGAAAGTTCTTCATATTAAAGATGAAGCAGTTTTAAAATCAATTGATATTGTTAGTTTAGGGAAAGCTTTAGAAAAAATTTACTGAAAACCAATTCATTTTAAAATTGAAGGACATGGTTTGTGTGAAGAATGTCAACGGTTAAACCGTACGGAACATACTCATTTTGATGATGATTTAGATTAG
- a CDS encoding acyl carrier protein, whose amino-acid sequence MNIMEELKKVLKQRGISKTVDLNTNFKDLGLDSLDLMDLVILAEEKLSIRIPDDKLTEIKTLNDLVKIIDNLKK is encoded by the coding sequence ATGAATATTATGGAAGAACTAAAGAAAGTTTTAAAACAAAGGGGGATTAGTAAAACAGTTGATTTGAATACTAATTTTAAAGATCTTGGTCTTGATTCATTAGATTTAATGGATTTGGTTATTTTAGCTGAAGAAAAATTATCAATTCGCATTCCAGATGATAAGTTAACAGAAATTAAAACATTAAATGACTTAGTTAAAATTATTGATAATTTAAAGAAATAA